Within Egicoccus sp. AB-alg2, the genomic segment CGGCACGCTCACCGGCACCGCCGACGCTGCCCGTTCCGCTGCGGGCGCGACGGCTCGGGCGAACCTCGACCACCACGGTGTCACCTGCAGCCGGCTGGACGTGGCGGTAGACACGAGCCGGTTCCGGCCCGGCGGGGACGTAACCGTCGAGGTGACCTGCACCGTGGCGCTCGGCGACGTGGCGTTCACCGGCCTCCCCGGCCAGCGCACCGTGAGCTCGCGGGCCGTGGAGGTGGTCGACGTGTACCGAGGAGGTGGCCTCCCGTGACCGCCGGCGCTGCTTCCAGGGCCGAGGACGGCAGCGTGTCGATCCTCGTGGTCGGGCTGGCCACCGCCCTGCTGATGGTCGCCGGGCTGCTCTACGACGGCGGCCACATCCTCGCCGGCCGGCGGGAAGCGTTCGCCGTCGCCGACAACGCCGCCCGCGCCGGCGCCCAAGCCCTCGACGTCGGCGCTCTGCGCGGCAGCGGCACGACCCGCCTCGACCCTGCAGCCGCCAGCCGTGCCGTTCACGACTACCTGGCGCGCGTCGGCCACACCGGCACCGTGAACGTCGACGGGGACCGGGTCCAGGTGGTCGTCGCCATCACCGTCGAGACCCACCTGCTCAGCGCCGTCGGCCTGCACACCCGCACCGTCACCGGCACCGGCGAGGCCCGGGCCGTGCGCGGCATCACCGGACCAGGAGGCTGACGTGCACCTACGACACCTCGACCTCCTCCGCGGCCTCACAGCGCTGACCCTGCTCCTCGCGCTACTCGTCGGCCTGCCCATCGCCCTGGTCACCGCCGTC encodes:
- a CDS encoding TadE/TadG family type IV pilus assembly protein: MRREDGSITTEVVLLTPVLLVLLGFVVMTGRIGEVDGAVTHAAQQAARAGTLTGTADAARSAAGATARANLDHHGVTCSRLDVAVDTSRFRPGGDVTVEVTCTVALGDVAFTGLPGQRTVSSRAVEVVDVYRGGGLP
- a CDS encoding pilus assembly protein TadG-related protein, translating into MTAGAASRAEDGSVSILVVGLATALLMVAGLLYDGGHILAGRREAFAVADNAARAGAQALDVGALRGSGTTRLDPAAASRAVHDYLARVGHTGTVNVDGDRVQVVVAITVETHLLSAVGLHTRTVTGTGEARAVRGITGPGG